In one window of Armatimonadota bacterium DNA:
- a CDS encoding hexose kinase — protein MILTVTLNPCVDKAIALDSLALGAFNTGVEAHDVAGGKATNVARMAKHLGAPVKSLVLLGGESGKLIERLIRTHDGIEPVVVWTAAPTRSIVTVYERDRKRATAYVEPNPRITEAEAAELMEQYAAALEDIEIVCFGGSVPDRILDDAYRRMILEAKQRGIRTILDSRGEALRLGVEATPFMVKPNVVETEQLLGRSLAGDDDRWQAIGCYRELGIELVALSLGKAGALVDWNGRRWHAQPPQVEEVNPVGSGDCLVAGFACGLLWGWEAERTIRLAIAAGAANAAVWDAASPSRAEVEALIPGVTLREP, from the coding sequence ATGATACTCACCGTCACGCTCAATCCATGCGTGGATAAGGCGATTGCGCTCGACAGCCTGGCGCTCGGCGCCTTCAATACCGGCGTCGAGGCGCACGACGTCGCCGGGGGGAAAGCGACCAATGTCGCGCGCATGGCAAAGCATCTCGGCGCGCCGGTCAAGTCGCTCGTCCTTCTCGGCGGGGAATCGGGCAAACTCATCGAACGGCTGATCCGAACCCACGACGGGATCGAGCCAGTTGTCGTCTGGACCGCAGCGCCCACGCGCAGCATCGTGACCGTTTACGAGCGCGACCGCAAGCGCGCGACTGCTTACGTCGAGCCCAACCCACGCATCACGGAGGCCGAAGCTGCCGAGCTTATGGAGCAGTACGCCGCCGCGCTCGAGGATATTGAGATCGTCTGCTTCGGCGGCAGCGTGCCCGATCGCATCCTGGATGACGCCTATCGCCGGATGATACTCGAAGCGAAGCAACGCGGCATTCGCACCATTCTCGATTCGCGCGGCGAGGCGCTGCGCCTCGGCGTGGAGGCGACGCCGTTCATGGTCAAGCCCAACGTCGTGGAGACCGAGCAACTGCTCGGGCGATCTCTGGCGGGCGACGATGACCGGTGGCAGGCGATCGGCTGCTACCGCGAACTCGGCATCGAGCTAGTCGCCCTGTCACTGGGCAAGGCGGGCGCGCTGGTTGACTGGAACGGACGGCGCTGGCATGCGCAGCCGCCGCAGGTGGAAGAGGTGAACCCCGTCGGCTCGGGAGATTGCCTGGTCGCCGGGTTCGCCTGCGGCCTGCTGTGGGGCTGGGAGGCGGAGCGAACCATCAGGCTCGCGATTGCCGCGGGGGCGGCCAATGCCGCGGTCTGGGATGCCGCGAGCCCCTCACGGGCGGAGGTAGAGGCCCTCATTCCGGGGGTCACGCTGCGAGAGCCTTAG